CGCGTGTCCACCAGCAGCGCCTCGCCGCCCCAGACCGTCCCGTCGTCGCCCAGGCCCGTGCCGTCCAGGGCCAGGCCGATGGCCGGGCCGACGTGGCGGTTTTCGGCCAGGACCGCGTGGATGTGGGCGTAGTGGTGCTGCAGGGGCAGGCAGGGCAGGCCCGAGGTGCGGGCGAATTCCGTGCTCATGAAGTCCGGGTGCAGGTCGTGGATCACGGCCGTGGGCCGGACTTGCAGGATGTCGGCCAGGTGGGCGGCGATCTCCTGGAAAAAACCGTAGGCTTCGAGGTTCTCGAGGTCGCCGATGTGCTGCGAGACGAAGGCCTGCCTGCCCTTGGTCAGGCAGAGGGTGTTCTTGAGCAGGGGGCCCGTGCCGAGAACGACGGGCCCGTCCTGGGCCAGGTCCACGGGCGCCGGGGTGAAGCCGCGCGCCCGGCGGATGAACTGGGGCGCGTCGCCCACGGCGCGGACTACGGAGTCGTCGCAACGGATGAGGATGTCGCGGTCGTGCAGGAGGAAGGCGTCGGCGATGGCCCCGAGCCTGCGCAGGGCCTCGCGGTTGCCCAGGCAGATGGGCTCGGAGCTCATGTTGCCCGAGGTCATGACCAGGGCCGCCGGAGCGGCCAAGGAGGACAGTTCGTCGAAGAGCACGTGGTGCAGGGGCGTGTAGGGCAGCATGACGCCGAGGTAGTCCGTGTCCGGCGACAGCCCCGGCGCGAGCCCGGCTCCCTTGCGGCGCCGGGCCAGGACGATGGGACGCTCCCGGCCCGTGAGGAGGCGCGTCTCGCATTCCGAAAGCTCGCACACGGCGCGGGCGGCTTCCAGGTCGCGGACCATGATCGCCAGGGGCTTGTCCCTGCGGTTCTTGCGCGCCCGCAGCAGGGCCACGGCCTCCCGGTTGCGGGCGTCGCAGGCCAGGTGAAACCCGCCCAGGCCCTTCATGGCCGCGATGCGGCCCGCCTGAAGCAGTTCCGTCACGCCGCGGATGGCCGCGTCATTCTCGGACATGGTCCGGCCTTCCCGGTCCGTCAGCCACAGCCTGGGGCCGCACACGGGGCAGGCGTTGGGCTGGGCGTGGAAGCGGCGGTCCAGGGGGTTCTCGTATTCCGCTAGGCAGTCCGGGCACAGGGGGAAGCAGGCCATGGACGTGGTGGCGCGGTCGTAGGGGATGGAGCGGGTGATGGTGTAGCGCGGCCCGCAGTTGGTGCAGTTGGTGAATGCGTAGCGGTGGCGGCGGTTCGCCGGGTCGCGCAGGTCCGCGATGCAGTCGTCGCAGGTGGCCACGTCGGGGCTGATGAGCACCTGGTGGCCTGCGCCGCCGGTGCTCTTGAGGATGCTGAAACCTTCCTCGTCGGGGTGGGGGGCGACGGACTCGCGCTCCCAGGTCACGATGCGGGCCAGGGGCGGGACGTTCGCGTTGAAGCGGGCCTCAAAGGCGTCGAGCCTGTCCCTGGTCCCCTGCACCTCGATGAGCACCCCTTCGGGCGTGTTCAGCACTAGGCCGCTGACGCGGGCTTCCAGGGCGGCCTTGTAGACGAAGGGCCGGAATCCGACCCCCTGCACCCCTCCGGTGATGATCCATTTCCAGCGTTCTGTGGGCATTGGGTATCCGATTTATGCGTGATGCGCTCGTCGGGCGGCCGCGCATGGCGGCTGGTCCTGGCCGAGCGGGAAGCCTGGTTCATAGCCTCAAGGCCGCGGCGACCGCAACATTGACCTTTCCGGACCGTGTCCGTATGAAAGTGAGCCCCGAAAAATCCTCCAAGTC
The Desulfomicrobium escambiense DSM 10707 genome window above contains:
- the hypF gene encoding carbamoyltransferase HypF — translated: MPTERWKWIITGGVQGVGFRPFVYKAALEARVSGLVLNTPEGVLIEVQGTRDRLDAFEARFNANVPPLARIVTWERESVAPHPDEEGFSILKSTGGAGHQVLISPDVATCDDCIADLRDPANRRHRYAFTNCTNCGPRYTITRSIPYDRATTSMACFPLCPDCLAEYENPLDRRFHAQPNACPVCGPRLWLTDREGRTMSENDAAIRGVTELLQAGRIAAMKGLGGFHLACDARNREAVALLRARKNRRDKPLAIMVRDLEAARAVCELSECETRLLTGRERPIVLARRRKGAGLAPGLSPDTDYLGVMLPYTPLHHVLFDELSSLAAPAALVMTSGNMSSEPICLGNREALRRLGAIADAFLLHDRDILIRCDDSVVRAVGDAPQFIRRARGFTPAPVDLAQDGPVVLGTGPLLKNTLCLTKGRQAFVSQHIGDLENLEAYGFFQEIAAHLADILQVRPTAVIHDLHPDFMSTEFARTSGLPCLPLQHHYAHIHAVLAENRHVGPAIGLALDGTGLGDDGTVWGGEALLVDTRELRHVRLGRFSQVMLPGGDAAAREPWRLARAFLHALGIEADGGKPWPWLAEHAAADRVVGQMLDRRLNSPLSSSCGRLFDAVAAMLGVCDRISYEGQAAIRLEAIQDKSEKDGYTCPIIEHDGLVELDTLKLFAQVHAQWRDGEPSARISRRFHLGLMDGLAGLCVRLAGQCGCSTVALSGGVMQNLTLAAALPGLLEREGLTVLAHLALPPNDACISLGQAAYGRLALQQ